The Alnus glutinosa chromosome 1, dhAlnGlut1.1, whole genome shotgun sequence region AAGTTTATTGCGCTTTTTCTGGCTGTAAACAAATCCTCCCTCCAACCAGAAATTTCTTCCTGTATATGATTAAAAGCAGTGAAATGATAGCTAATCAAAGTTTAActaatattttgaaaagatCATGATTAACTTTCATACAAGATCAGATGGAAGATTCTTCCGTATGTATTCATCTGCATCTTCTTCCCACTCTGCACTATCCTATTTTCAAGCATAACCATTATAAAGTCAGGGTTTAAATAAATAACTCATCCTTTAACCTAAAAGCAATTTTGAAACAATAATATGTAAACTTCTTCCAGAAACCTCACCTTTTCGTTCATAACTAATGCTGGAAAGATTGCAGTGTCCAacaaaaaggtaaaatgagGTGAAACTAATCTCCATCCCTGTTGTAAATGAGAATGAATATCTTAAAGAAAGAATGTTGCACTTAAACTACGATACCAACAGTCACACCCTACTGGTTAACTTTTTAAATAACAAGGAGATCTTGTGAATGCCACTTAGGGTAATATTGAGTAActccctcccccctccccaaaaaaagaaaaaaagaaatactaaTTACTTACAGGGCCTGTCTCCATGATATGCGAAATCACATCAAAAGCTAGGGAAACAACCCTATCTGATAAAAAATCAAGCTCCTGCACAAGAAAAATTACTTTAAGCTCTAAAATGACCAACAAATCAGCTAAATGGCCAACTATGGCAACGCTGTACTTATGCAAGCAAAATCAGGCTAAGAGCCATACAGAATCACATGAAAGCACAAACacaatggttaaaaaaaaatcagcaggCTGCAAAGGAAGTTTTGGTGCTAAAACAGAACAAGTTGTGGGTAAAACTGATATAAGATGTTCAAGATATGCTTTCTTgcattacaaattcaaaacaaatcTTACACTGATATTCCTGCTATATTTTAGTATGTTTAAAACACAGTTGATGATGTCTGGCATTAACCTGAAAATGTGAAGAAATGCACATTAaccaaccaaaaaatattttaaatccaataaaatcaaatcaCAAATCACTGTATTACTTATCAGAATGCTTCCGGTGTCGGCTAATGAAAGCACAGAAAATGAGCAAACTTCTTTTCCCAGTCTTCAATCTCACCAAGTATCCATCTTCCATGTTGACAGCACAATCAAAACTCAACGAACCCAGAATGGCAATCAGGTCACGACAAAGTGAAGGCAAAACAGGAGCTAAAGTAGATGGCATATGCGACCTCACCTATAAAACTAACAGTAAGTCAAGAGCAATACCagaagtaacaaaaaaaaatgacatgactgtgcaatagaaaataataagtaCAAAAAAATGACATGATTATTTCATTGGAAAAGTGGTAACACAACCATATTTGGACATTAGATCATATAAAAAAACTATGACCAAAATTGCATATACCACAAAGTACCTGACTGAGAAGGCTACACTTGGATTTAAATAAGATAGTTGAATTCAGATGTACATTGATAATTGGATTTAAATAAGATAATTGAATTCAGCTCTATGTTGACGCTTCACGTATTCCAATAATTGAAAgtcaaagtaaataaatactACTGATGATTCCTAAATCCCTTCAACATCAGTATCAGAAAGAGAAAGTAATACTTACAGCAAAATATATGCATTTGCACACAGTGAGAAGAATTTTCTCCATTTCCATTTCTGTTCTATCATGGGTAGCTAATGCCTGTTTCACACACCAAGAAAATCCATTAGCAAGGAGACATACGAAAGAACACCAAGGATGTCTAGGGACAAAAGAGCACAAAGAAGGGTAAAAAAGACTACCTTTTCAACCAAATGATGGAATAAAGATAGCAAGGGTACAAGAACTTCTTTTGCAATCAGCTCTAGTTGTGGTGACACTGACTCCTTAGCAACTTTAGGATTCAAAAAGTACTGCaagacaaattttgaaaattaaactGACTAAGACAGCCTTAAATTATATGATTCCTAATGACCACTTCAACATTTTACCAAGTTTAGTTTTCACATGCCATTCTAATACACAATTGAAAGTCTCATGGAACAAAAATTTGTTAAGATTAATGATGATAGGAAAAATAGTTCATGCCATTGTTACCTAAATGGGAAGCAGATGCGTGAAACAAAATGAGGAATAGAAACACAAACATAACTCTTAAAAGTCCTACTTTTTTGGGagcaaaataggaaaaaatgtATAGGGAATAAAGCATCCGAAATGGAAGGGGTAGGAGAGCATGACAAAATCAATGTGAAGGGATAGGATGATGTACATAGATTATCACTAAAATATGGACCGTAGTTTGATTGACATTTCCCACATCCTTAATGATTTTTCCAACTTCACTTCACCGTAATCTCCAAACAGTTTACTAAGCAAAACAGCCAGACTGTTTACTTGATTTTTCCACGTAAATAAAACAGTTTTCGCAAAAAATCCCTTCCTCAtcgaaaaagaaagatataaaaaataaggaGAGCTCACTTTCTCCATAGTATCTTAGCAAATTAGTTTATGCGTGATTACAGGTTAAGCACCTGGAAAGGTCGAAGAAGTGCATGAAGAACAGTGAGGGCATTTATGGTCTTCCATTGACAATCTGCATTATTGCTAATAAGATTACTATTTTGAATAGCAGACCGCAGATCAGGTACGAGTTCAGGCCACGAATCCTGCTTCACAAACTCAGCCGCAACAATGACCCGAAACTGCCAGCATACATATCCAAAGCTTACACACATAAGAAATGGTGCTGAATGGAAAGTTTGGATGACGAGAAAAGAACAATAAGCATACCGCTTCGACCAGAACTTTAAGAACCGCCGGTTCAACTTGAAGCAAAGCTCGCATGAGCTGGTCCTTGAACTCCTTACTGACTTTTGACGACAATGTACCATCATCATTGATACTTCGCCTAGTGAAATTCTTAAGGTAGGTGGCAGCAGCAACTTTTTGACCTTGATTTTCACCTCCTATAGATAAAAAAGTATAAGCTAACTAACACCATATTTCAAGTAAGATTTAACATTTTcaagaaataaaagataaaattaagcGCAATTGAGCAATAACGAATATGAATCAATGAGCTTTGACCTTATATCAACCAATTCACCATTATATTGATCAACAAAAAACTCAGGGTGCGTTTGGCTGCTTAAAAAAGGTGGAAACAAGAAAATGTAAACGAAATCCTTTTTAATGCCAAATTCTTCTAAGTTCCATGTTTTTGGCTTCAATTTTCGCCATTGACATAGCACTAATTGTATGAAATTAGAAGGACAAATATAAAACAGTAGCAAATTTGTATTCCAAGCCGAGTTTGATATCAAAGAAAATACAATTGCTATGAAGGCAAAATTGTGAGATCAGCGCGGGGGTTTGTACCGGCGGCGatggagaggagagagaaagggaAATCCGGCCAGACAGAGAGGCGTTCTAGAGCTTCCGACGCGGCACGAACAACGTTGCTATTGGGACTGAGCGTCTCGCTCAGCAGCTGAGCGATTTGAGCGACCTCCATTTGTGGTTGTACAAGCTTTTGTGGCGTtcgcagaaaccctaatttattGGGTCAGCTACGTGCAAAGATTTATTGGGCGGGAAAACTTATTTATAGTATAGTAGACACTGTGATCAGTAGTATCAGAGCTGTAAATCTGAAATGGACAGTAAATTCAGAAAACCATCTCCCGGTGAGTTTGAACTAAAAAGAGAATGGAGATGCGGGGTATCGAACCCCGTACCTCTCGCATGCAAAGCGAGCGCTCTACCATGTGAGCTACATCCCCTCTGGCAAATGATCTATTACTCTAAGTAAAATATTGGTTAACCCGTATCTACATTAATGTCACCCTCCAAAGAttacataacttttttttatataaaccGAAAAAAAAACATCTTAAACAGATAATTAAGTATGAAATTCTatataatagatttttttttttttttagacttaATTATCATGCTGTTCTGTCTTTACTACTCAAATTACTATATACACTAATGTAaaacaaatgatatttgtacacaattttttttatacactaTGTATATACACGAGTAAACCTTCAAAGATTacagaattattttttttttcaaaaaaataaaaacagcttAAACGGATAATTAAGTACGGAATTCAAAATAATGGCATTTTGTTCTTAGACTTAATCATCATGGTTTCCGTCTTTACTACTCAAATTTCTAATAAAGTGTTTAAAAACATCTTGTTTGAAAaatatagtaattttaaaatgaagtaaataaaaatatgatatttaaaaaatgttgaTAAATGTTTAATAGAATTATGGTTCAGCGTATAAAATCATGTTTTTCTAAAGCAAACctattttttgcaatttgaaaacatatattttttaatgtttgtaaACTACCATTTTTTTCAACCACACTCTCAAACAGGACACGTTTcgcaattttatttaaaaacacacttttaACTTGCGCAATTGGGTGACTAAACAGACTCTTACTATACAGCTTCCATTACGCACAACATAAGTGTCattgttaaataaaatctttcatGAGTCAATAAATCATtgggttaaaaagaaaagaaaaaaaatattggcttaaaaaaaaataaaggaaaagttCAAAACCAATCTTTGTGATTTtattaatgctccatttgtttcggagTAAAATTAtttctgaaaaattatttcgacattttacaatatttggtaaagagcgaaaataatggttagCAGAAATCATtctcagtttgaccgtaaaagcttttttaatttttggaaaatgatttacggttttcaaaactataaatcatttttcgaaattagacttttcgtccttacacgcataTTTGATATTCGATTGTCGGAATTCAGCAATTGTTTGTCGTCAAAATCCTGCCGGCACCGGAGTCCGGCAACATCCGGCCATCGTCGTCGGATGCCATTGAACTAGATTCTAGCCGAAACTGGCTGGAATAATGCTGGATTCCGGCCATGGTCAAAAGCCGGCTGGGTCCGACCACTAACTTGGCCAAAACAGCCAGAATCctgccggatatgaccggattcGGCCAAATTTGCTCGCTGGAATCCGgtaacggcgaccggacgttgccggattccagcggcatttgccaaactctgattttcgtatttcgtaattttttcgtgtgagccaaacgccgaaaaatatttttgagaaaatcatttttttctgaaaaatgatttcaccgaaaatattttacgacaaaaatcATATCACGTCGAACAAATAGAGCATAACTTGCAAATATCTATCTTGGGTTTAAAAAGTGAATAGATACTCTTTGTGATATGcaaaaagaacacaaatatgTCTTTAGACCCAACTTCCGTCCAAATTTTTAATGCAAACCGCCGAGATACCATGTTAGCATCAATCATGTTACAACATGTGTCATTTttacaataataatataaacacacacacacacatgtatatatatataaaagaaataaaaagtataGGGAGTAGTCGAACCATCTCCATTTACCCAAAATGGGTTACTCGAATATGTCACGtgttatttataataaaaatataaatatatataaagtagaCGGAGTAGTCGAGCCACCTCAATTTGCCCAAAGGGGATTACTTAACCACCCTCTCTACTCAACCTAAGGGTGGTCGAAACTACCCAGCCCAATTGGGGACCGAATAACCACTTTCAACGAGTATGGTGGTGGTTCAGCTACCTCCAAATTTACTAAGAGgaggtggtcaaaccacccccaatggctaTGGGAGTGGTAATTTGACTACATACAAATTTGTTCGAAATGGTAGTTGAATTACCCTTAATGGCTAtagggtagttcggccaccctaaACCAAACAAGTGGGGCGGCTCAACCACGTACATTgtccatttttgttttgttttttttttttttttttttaatttttaatttttatgtttcatATGTCACGATATGATTATTGTTGGCATTGCCTTTAATGGTTTCCATTAAAATTTGGATGAAAGTTTGGTCTATGGacctatttgtattttttgcttACCACAAGGAATCTCTAGTCGCTTTTTAAACACAATGAGTTATTTGCAGCTTAGTGAAACTATATAgaatgattttgcatttttttattttttatttttaaaaaataacaataagttGTTGGCTTTATGACTCATTATACTTCTACCATAATAACATGTACAGTAACATTTCATTGAGGTGTCCTTGTAGTTTATTGGGGcatgtttgtttcggcgtaaaatattttacgccataaaatgttttcagctataaacattttatgaaaaaattgttattttccgTAGTTCGTATCCAATCCTAAAAACAGTtcgaaaaacattttcttgtGTCTAGCTCATATAGAAAATTACCAAatacttattatattttcatGTCATATGAAGAGTTACGAGGAAGAGATAAAGACAACGAAAATGAGTtatggagaaagaaagaaagtgtatGAGAATACAAGGATTATGGAGATTGGGATTGAAATCCAGTGAAATTGCTTGTCTGCATTTCTTGCAATATGCACAAACAATTGTGAAAATGACCCTTGTGGGCCCCACTGCCGGGCAAGTGTTCGGGCAACTCGAGACCTACTCGAACAAGTAGGCTCCATAAGGAGTCCTCTCACAATTGCTTGTTTGGAGGTGCATGTAGCCCATGTGAGAGAGCGACGAAACTTAGTTTACGAAAATAAGAACATAAACTATTTCACGTCTCAtgaatgttatttttctttgtcaacgaaaattatttttggattagCCAATTCTTTATATCGCGTCAAATgctaaaaaatgagaaaagccTTTTCTAAAACTTATTTTATGCAAAAACAAACGAGGCCTTAAATGAGAAAGTTTGCCTTAGTAATCATAAAAATAGCTAGGTAGTGGATATATAACTGTGTTTAAATTTTTGGATTAAGAAGTCGTTCTAATATTATTATGTTAAAGTGTTAAACGATGTTTAACCTAAATGTTTATTTCCGATCATGAGCTTTGtttgataatatttattttttcttaattcatttaatgtttttaaaatgaaaatatttatatatatttcataaaacacttaaaattatttttacctttacGATGGCATTAATatacttaaaacaaaaaaaaaaaaaccctctaaaATGCACAACAAGCAAACAAAGccctacaattttattttatttttatttgtatttaaaaaaaaaaacaaataatcacAAATAACAATGAGGAGATCCAGGGATGACCGTACGATTGGACCACTAAAAAACCGAAAATGATTGTGGAGGACGAAAAAAATTGTCCCCCACCCTcgtcttcttaatttttaaataaaaaaaaaaatcaaaaagtgtcCTGAGGacactttttattttgttgatttaaaaattaaaaagagaggaTGGGTAAACCGTCCCATGTATGTATCAGCTCTCCTAAAAAACATACCGCCAACAACCAGAAAAATCGGCTTCTCACTATCCactaattaaagaaaatgacccaaccaaagaaaaaagaggagagagaattgAGGAGAATGGCGGTACACGTGGAAGGAGGCTGGCCTGCGCACTCAGTATCATGCAGGCAACCGTCGAGCTCTATGGCCACGACACATGCCAGTGCCACACTGCCACGTTCTCTTCATGCACCAGATCTTCGTCATTTATAAACTCAACCTCTCTCCCACCCTTACATcgagaaagaaacaagaaaattaacaaaaagacTTGCTTCGGAAATGCCAGGCTTGACAATCGGAGACACAATTCCCGACCTTGTAGCCGATAGCACCCATGGGAAAATTAAGCTTCATGACTACATCGGTGCTAGCTGGACGATAATCTTCTCTCACCCGGGTTAGTATCAGTGTGTTTAATTTCTTCGTTATTGGTGTACGTGTATATATCTATAGGTGTTTGATATGTTTTGGTTGGCTTACAATCTTGGATATGAGTTCTCATGTAGGCGATTTCACGCCGGTCTGCACTACGGAACTTGGCCAGATGGCGGCGCAAGCTCCGGAGTTTGCTCGGCTAGGGGTGAAGCTCGTGGGATTGTCTTGTGATGATTTGCAGTCCCACAACGAGTGGATCAAGGATATTGAAGCCTACACTGTaagtttttcttaattttttttttttggattaataaATTCTCGATTTGTAACTTACACGCAAGTTCTTCTCCATGCAGCCTGGCTGCAAGGTGACGTACCCGATCCTTGCAGATCCCAACAGAGAGATCATCAAGCAACTGAACATGGTGGACCCGGATGAGAAAGACTCCGCAGGAAACCCGCTCCCATCTCGAGCTCTGCATATCGTAGGCCCCGATAagagggtatatatatatatatatatgctcatcATATTTGAAAGCTCTGATCCGGCCAAACtactaaaattttctttaacaagatctgaatgtttttttttaacaaatttaaaagctaaaaaaaattgtatgtttGACAATTGTTTTTGTTAGGGGGGTCATGGCTCCACCATGTCTCTCTAAGTTGCGTCAGTAGTTGCCTTGATGACatgcttcttttttaaaatgcgATATTTTTCAAGTGTTTCGATTCTTTAAAATAGTCTATATtctaaattgaaaatattttggtCTATAAATTAGTAGTCATgcgtcactacaaaaaaaaagatcattagCAGCGACTTTTTGTCGCCGCTAAAAGTCtttttgtcgccgctattgatcaatagcggcgacatgtggccgctaatgcAGTCGCCGCATATACTCCGCCTCTAaagatcaatagcggcgacatatagagtcgccgctaatgttcgctcaatagcggcgacaaatgtcgccgctaataatattttttggcgccgcaaaaaaattatagaatggAGGTcattgtcgccgctaatgatctatcattagcggcgacaccaaatgtggccgctaatgtgctatcattagcggcgacatacgggtcgccgctaatgatatgaaaaaaattaaaaaaacattattagcggcgacaaatgggtcgccgctaatgatatgaaaaaaattaaaaaaaataaaaaacttattagcggcgacatacgggtcgccgctaatgataataaaaaaaaattaaaaaaaaaagaaaaaaaaaaaagaaaagaaaaaaaaagagagacccATCAAAAAGACCCAGGACTGCGAATGACTTCATAATAAGCAAAGAAACATGAAAAATTACCAAACAATGTCCTAATTTTTACTTGTTACTATTCTTGTAATCAACATTAACATTCAAATTAACACAGAATCCaacaaaaaaagccaaaaaaaaaaaatgcattaagcATGCGAATACAAAAGaaagggccaaaaaaaaaaatgcattaagcatgcaaatacaaaagaaagacCCAAGACGTTGGTCTCTTGAGAGGACTGCAAATGACTTCATAATAAGCAAAGAAACATGAAAAATTACCAAACAAAGTCctaatttttactattattgTAATCAACATTCACATTCAAATTAACACAGAATCCaacaaaaaaagccaaaaaaaaaatgcattaagcatgcaaatacaaaaaaaaagggcaaaaaaaaaatgcattaagcattcaaaatacaaaaaaaaaaaaagacccagaACGTGGGTCTCTTGAGAGACCCACGGCTGGATCTCTCAAGAGACCCACGGCAGGGTCTCTCAAGAGACCCACGGCTGGATCTCTTGAGAGACCCACGGCAGGGTCTCTCAAAGAGACCCACATCCTGGGTCTCTTGAGAGACCCAGGACGTGGGTCTCTTGAGAGACCCAGGACGTGGGTCTCTTGAGACCCACGGCTGGGTCTCTTGAGATGCACAGTGGTGGTTGtcgggagagagagaagaagaagggagaagaagaacaagaaagaagaaagaaagagagaaaagaaaatcatggaGAGCTATGGAGAGATGAGAGACGGATCAGATAGATACTTATGAGTAAAGAAAGAGATATTCTGTCTCTAGAGATTAAGAGAGATGAGAGTTAAGGAGATACTTATGAGTGtgtgaaaaggaggaaaaaacaaaaaattcaaaactttgcATTTTGTTTTGGCTGTGCGCGCGGGACGcgaaaatttcgtgtcccgcgcacTGTACTCCAAAATTTAGAaccaatttttaagaaaaataaatttaaaaataatctaagaataaaataaaaaatatatattttaaaaaacaaattaaagaaaaaaaaataaaatgaaaaaaacatttttgtttaaaaaaaattaaaattcaaaaaatttgaaatttttttgctgCAGGACCCCAAAATTTAGAGTTGTTTTCTTCCAAAATGGCTTCAATCacttataatttgaaaataatctatatatatatatatatatatatatatatatatatatattaaaaaataattaaacaaatttttgtttaaaaaaaacagaaaattaaaaaaaaattaaaaccagtttttatttatttatttatttataattttttgttattttctatttttcttaattttaataattttatcaatGGTGTCCTTTTTCATTATGagagaacattgacatttttttataattttaggaggaacattgacataattgatagtttgtgatcaatcatggtactgtacatgtgatcgatcgtggtacgatttatgtggtcgatcgttgtacgatctatgtgatgcaacgtggtacgatctatgtgatcgattaTGGTACGATACATgtgatcgatagattatccgatcaatcatgatagatcaatatgatcgatagatcatctgatcaatcatagtagatcatctgattgatcatgatagatcaataggatcgatagatcatccaatcgatcatgatagatcatccaatcgatcatgatagatcaataggatcaatacgtcatccgatcaatcaaggtagatcatctgatcgatcatgatagatcaatgtgatcaatagatcatccgatcaatcatggtagatcaatgtgatcaataaatcatccgatcaatcatggtagatcaatgtgatcaataaatcatccgatcaatcatggtagatcatctgatcgatcatgatagatcaataggatcgattgatcatgatagatcaataggattgataaatcatccgatcgatcatgatagatcaataggatcgatagatcatctgatcaatcatggtagatcaataggattgataaatcatctgatcaatcatgatagattaataggatcgatagatcatccgatcgatcatgatagatctacaggatcgataaatcatccaatcgatcatgatagatctataggatcgatagatcatctgatcagactaatgcacaaggtcggatggtctatcgatcatattattctatcatgattgacCAGACTATCACTACAAAAGGATCTTATTAttctatcattattattatttttttgaaaaaagtacacataaccccctcaaactaccactcaattgtcaatgtaccccacaaactaccaattgtgttaatgtccccccttaaactactaaaaaatgtcaatgtaactcctaagaccaacaaaaagacaaaaatgaccttaattttttttgaataagacaaaaatgtcatcataaattcaaaaaattaaaactaaaagactaaaaaataaaacaaatgaagaaaaagaaaaagaaaaacaaatttttattaaattaaaaaacgaaaaagtacaatttttttctaaagaaaaaaacgaaaaaataacagaactttatttatttatttaaataataaaacaaattaaaaaaaatttattaaaataaaaagacaaaaaagtacttttttttttaaaagaaaaaagaactgaaaattattatttttttttaaaataaaaaataaaaaatagtttttaattttttttttgaagaaatttttgttattttatattttttttaataattttattttattttaataattttatgaatgacacttttgtcattagggggacattgacattttttggtagtttagggggggacattgacacaattggtagtttggaaggtacattgacaatgaggtggttgtttgaaggggttatgtgtactttttcctattttttttttttattgtgtaggatcaatagcggcgacccaaattgtcgccgctattgaccaattattagcggcgacatttagatatcgccgctattgatctagCATTAGCGGTGACTTTagaagtcgccgctaatgaatatgattattattttttttctattttttttattgcgtaggatcaatagcggcgaccctaattgtcgccgctattgaccaattattagcggcgacatttaaatgtcgccgctattgatctagcattagcggcgactatagaagtcgccgctaatgaatatgatttattatttttttttattgtgtaggatcaatagcggcgaccccaattgtcgccgctattgaccaattattagcggcgacatttagatgtcgccgctattgatctagcattagcggcgactatagaagtcgccgctaatgaata contains the following coding sequences:
- the LOC133875493 gene encoding 1-Cys peroxiredoxin — encoded protein: MPGLTIGDTIPDLVADSTHGKIKLHDYIGASWTIIFSHPGDFTPVCTTELGQMAAQAPEFARLGVKLVGLSCDDLQSHNEWIKDIEAYTPGCKVTYPILADPNREIIKQLNMVDPDEKDSAGNPLPSRALHIVGPDKRVKLSFLYPATTGRNMDEVVRVLESLQKASKYKVATPANWKPGDPAVISPSVSNEQAKEMFPQGYKTADLPSKKDYLRFTNV